The Musa acuminata AAA Group cultivar baxijiao chromosome BXJ1-3, Cavendish_Baxijiao_AAA, whole genome shotgun sequence genome window below encodes:
- the LOC103979562 gene encoding uncharacterized protein LOC103979562 — MTTGVLRRVIPPLLPVARFLPFVRSFEIPNGSNWVSVSPLFSSNIWPTWKAYNILLVDCIILNGGENTYYVKMCEPDLCSYAIMLSAYEIAADMAGAQEDAFQRC, encoded by the exons ATGACGACG GGGGTTTTACGGCGGGTGATCCCTCCTCTGCTTCCTGTCGCCCGCTTTCTCCCGTTCGTTCGCTCGTTCGAGATCCCTAATGGTAGCAATTGGGTCTCGgtctctcctctcttctcctccaATATATG GCCAACATGGAAAGCATATAACATCTTGCTTGTTGACTGCATTATCTTGAATGGTGGAGAAAACACGTACTATGTTAAAAT GTGTGAACCTGACCTATGCTCGTATGCAATAATGCTATCTGCTTATGAAATTGCAGCTGATATGGCTGGAGCTCA AGAGGATGCTTTTCAAAGGTGCTGA
- the LOC135637887 gene encoding glycerol-3-phosphate acyltransferase RAM2-like, translating to MSPIAPSPRRWKENRSIAAEFEGALLISSSLFPYFMLVSLEAGGPVRALALLLLAPLVRLLELAGLECVALRVMIFVATAGLRVVNLQAAAQATLPKFYLENLRRSAYRVFAGCGGKRYVITSCPRIMAEPFSREYLDVDGVLGTELRAFQGFFLGLTSPGGFMSGSRRLEALHAAMAGAEAIDVGLCGKDRDQPFMSLCAERYCITPQDAAQPVPRSEYPKPLIFHDGRLVALPTPLDSLIVLLWIPFGVVLVTLRILLGLSSPYKLCLLCTAATGVRIRAQFHEPRSDAATRSRSHTLFVCNHRTLVDPVIISTALRRKVTAVTYSVSRLSELISPIPTIRLRRDRFEDGARMRSSLGHGDLVVCPEGTTCREPYLLRFSPLFAEIAEDIVPVAVTNEGSMFYGTTVRGHKCLDSFFFLMNPRPSYGLDFLAKVPGGQKSKYDVANHIQQAIGRTIGFECTNLTRKDKYRMLAGHDGLDPRK from the exons ATGTCTCCGATTGCACCTTCTCCTCGTCGTTGGAAAGAGAACCGCAGCATCGCCGCGGAGTTCGAGGGAGCTCTTCTCATCTCCAGCAGCCTCTTCCCGTACTTCATGCTGGTGTCCCTGGAAGCCGGCGGCCCCGTCCGGGCCCTCGCGTTGCTCCTCCTCGCCCCCCTCGTGCGGCTCTTGGAGCTCGCCGGCCTCGAGTGCGTCGCTCTTCGCGTGATGATCTTCGTCGCCACAGCGGGCCTCAGGGTGGTCAATCTCCAGGCGGCCGCGCAGGCCACCCTCCCCAAGTTCTACCTGGAGAACCTCCGGCGCAGCGCGTACCGTGTCTTCGCCGGCTGCGGTGGCAAACGGTACGTGATCACCTCGTGCCCGAGGATCATGGCGGAGCCGTTCTCCAGGGAGTACCTGGACGTCGACGGCGTGCTCGGCACGGAGCTGAGGGCGTTCCAGGGGTTCTTCCTGGGCTTGACGTCGCCGGGCGGCTTCATGTCTGGCTCCCGGCGGCTCGAAGCTCTCCACGCGGCCATGGCAGGTGCCGAGGCGATCGACGTTGGACTGTGCGGGAAGGACAGAGATCAGCCCTTCATGTCCTTGTGCGCG GAACGATACTGCATCACACCACAGGACGCAGCCCAACCGGTGCCAAGAAGCGAGTACCCGAAGCCGTTGATCTTCCACGACGGTCGTCTGGTGGCGCTACCTACGCCGTTGGATTCTCTCATCGTTCTCCTGTGGATACCTTTCGGAGTCGTATTGGTCACGTTAAGGATCCTCCTAGGCCTTTCCTCCCCTTACAAGCTGTGCCTCCTGTGCACCGCCGCCACCGGCGTTCGCATCAGGGCCCAATTCCACGAGCCCCGATCCGACGCCGCCACACGCAGCAGGAGCCACACACTGTTCGTCTGCAACCATCGGACGCTCGTCGACCCCGTGATCATATCAACCGCCCTCCGGCGGAAGGTAACAGCCGTCACGTACAGCGTCAGTAGACTGTCGGAGCTGATCTCGCCGATCCCGACCATCCGACTGAGGCGGGACCGCTTCGAGGACGGTGCGAGGATGCGGTCGTCGCTGGGCCACGGCGACCTGGTGGTGTGCCCGGAGGGCACCACCTGCCGGGAGCCGTACCTGCTCCGGTTCAGCCCGTTGTTTGCGGAGATCGCCGAGGACATCGTGCCGGTCGCCGTCACCAACGAGGGGAGCATGTTCTACGGCACCACCGTGCGGGGGCACAAGTGCTTggattccttcttcttcctcatgaATCCCCGCCCTTCCTACGGGTTGGATTTCTTGGCGAAGGTACCGGGCGGGCAGAAATCCAAGTACGATGTGGCCAATCACATCCAGCAGGCGATCGGGCGAACGATTGGGTTCGAGTGCACCAACTTGACGCGCAAGGACAAGTACAGAATGCTCGCCGGCCATGATGGCTTGGACCCAAGGAAATGA
- the LOC103979035 gene encoding translation initiation factor IF-2, chloroplastic: MASPASLASLGSARPVSSPGVFEVSASAVTVRRIHVVSSIRFSSFYGSMQWRVARGRFCKCMVTTNLIEERGIPVSSESTFKVSNSSVSRNDDADLILKPPLKPVLRAPPNGQLDPSNSASSNWSSDKAVREKPAAPMEDGEEMMESLGEVLDKVEKLETANAVKFGGKDIRDTGVSNGSSKSGRPANATLATRNSKTTKSVWRRGNPVASVQNAVKEPAKVKEEEEKNSSTTTVTNTLGAPPIAPLKPQMPSPARPKLQAKPPVAPPTIPAAKTPDVRRERKPILIDKFSSKKPGIDPIAAEAILATPLKPAKGPPPTKAKDDRRKKSSSTGSLRRRMVDDGKISEEEASELNVPIPGVTEPRKGRKWSKASRKAARLQAAKAAEPVKVEILEVGKEGMLTEELAYNLAVSGADILAFLYTRGVRPNAVQTLDKDIVKMICKEYDVEVIEVDPVRVEEMAKKKEVLDEEDLDMLEDRPPVITIMGHVDHGKTTLLDYIRKSRVVASEAGGITQGIGAYKVLVPVDGKPRPCVFLDTPGHEAFGAMRARGARVTDIVIIVVAADDGVRPQTNEAIAHAKAAGVPIVIAINKIDKDGANPERAMQELSSVGLMPELWGGDIPMVQISALKGENVDELLETVMLVAELQELKANPKRNAKGTVIEAGLDKAKGAVATLIVQNGTLKKGDVVVCGAAFGKVRAMFDDRGGRVDEAGPSMAVQVIGLGSVPIAGDEFEVVESLDVARQTAEACAESLQAARISAKAGETKVTLSSIASAVASGKQSGLDVHQLNIILKVDVQGSIEAVRQALQVLPRDNVNLKFLLQAPGEVSTSDVDLAVASEAIIFGFNVKAPGSVKSYADKKNVEIRLYRVIYDLIDDMRNAMEGLLEPVEEQVPIGTADVRATFGSGSGRVAGCMVTEGKVVKDCGVRVVRNGKTVHTGTIDSLRRVKEDVKEVGAGLECGISVNDFDDWEAGDVIEAFNTVKKRRTLEEASATVTAALVGAGIEL, translated from the exons ATGGCGTCTCCTGCTTCCCTTGCGTCGCTGGGAAGCGCGAGGCCCGTCTCCTCCCCGGGTGTCTTCGAGGTCTCTGCCTCGGCTGTCACTGTTCGGAGGATTCATGTCGTTTCTAGTATTAGATTTAGTAGCTTCTACGGGTCGATGCAGTGGCGTGTTGCTCGAGGTCGATTTTGTAAGTGTATGGTGACCACCAATTTGATCGAGGAGAGGGGAATTCCGGTCTCTTCCGAGTCCACATTCAAGGTTAGTAATAGCAGTGTTAGCAGAAACGATGATGCCGATCTCATCCTCAAGCCTCCTCTGAAGCCGGTGCTCAGAGCGCCCCCCAATGGTCAATTAGATCCTTCGAACTCGGCCTCCTCTAATTGGTCATCCGACAAGGCTGTTCGTGAGAAGCCGGCGGCCCCAATGGAAGACGGCGAGGAAATGATGGAATCCCTTGGTGAGGTTTTAGATAAGGTGGAAAAACTTGAAACTGCGAATGCGGTCAAATTTGGTGGCAAAGATATCAGGGACACTGGTGTGTCCAATGGCAGCTCCAAATCAGGTAGGCCGGCGAATGCAACTTTGGCTACAAGGAATTCGAAGACAACTAAGAGTGTTTGGCGGAGGGGGAACCCTGTGGCTAGTGTGCAAAACGCAGTTAAAGAACCAGCAAAGgtcaaggaggaagaggagaaaaatTCCTCTACAACCACAGTGACAAATACGTTGGGAGCTCCTCCGATTGCACCTTTGAAGCCTCAGATGCCTTCACCAGCCAGGCCAAAGTTGCAAGCAAAGCCTCCAGTTGCTCCACCTACCATTCCTGCAGCCAAGACGCCTGATGTCCGGAGGGAAAGGAAACcgattcttatagataaattttcatCCAAGAAACCAGGTATTGATCCAATTGCCGCTGAGGCGATATTAGCAACCCCTTTGAAGCCAGCAAAAGGGCCCCCACCAACCAAAGCCAAAGATGATCGTCGTAAGAAATCAAGTTCCACGGGAAGTTTGCGCAGACGTATGGTGGATGATGGGAAGATATCCGAGGAGGAAGCCTCGGAGCTTAATGTGCCGATCCCCGGGGTTACAGAGCCAAGGAAAGGAAGGAAATGGAGTAAAGCAAGCCGTAAAGCTGCAAGACTGCAAGCAGCTAAAGCTGCAGAACCTGTTAAAGTCGAGATCCTTGAGGTGGGTAAAGAGGGCATGTTGACTGAGGAGTTGGCATATAACTTGGCTGTCAGCGGAGCAGATATTCTTGCATTTTTGTACACAAGGGGAGTTAGGCCTAATGCAGTCCAGACGCTTGATAAAGACATTGTCAAGATGATATGCAAAGAATATGATGTGGAAGTAATCGAAGTTGATCCAGTTAGAGTGGAAGAGATGGCAAAGAAGAAGGAAGTTCTCGATGAAGAGGACTTGGACATGTTAGAAGACAGGCCTCCTGTTATTACAATCATGGGGCATGTGGATCATGGAAAG ACGACACTACTGGACTATATTCGAAAGAGCAGG GTGGTAGCATCAGAGGCAGGTGGAATAACTCAAGGTATCGGAGCATACAAGGTTCTTGTGCCAGTCGATGGAAAGCCTCGACCATGTGTCTTTCTTGATACCCCAGGGCACGAG GCTTTTGGTGCAATGAGGGCACGTGGAGCGAGAGTGACTGACATTGTCATCATTGTAGTGGCTGCTGATGATGGAGTCCGCCCACAGACTAATGAAGCAATAGCTCATGCAAAGGCAGCTGGGGTGCCTATTGTCATTGCTATCAATAAG ATAGATAAGGATGGAGCAAATCCTGAAAGAGCTATGCAAGAGCTTTCTTCTGTTGGCCTTATGCCAGAATTATGGGGCGGTGACATCCCTATGGTTCAG ATCAGTGCTCTTAAGGGAGAGAATGTTGATGAACTGTTGGAAACTGTGATGCTTGTGGCAGAG CTGCAAGAATTGAAAGCCAACCCAAAAAGAAATGCTAAAGGCACTGTCATAGAAGCAGGTCTTGATAAAGCAAAGGGAGCCGTTGCTACACTTATTGTGCAAAATGGAACCCTTAAGAAGGGTGATGTTGTTGTGTGTGGTGCAGCTTTTGGAAAG GTGCGTGCTATGTTTGATGACAGAGGAGGTCGTGTTGATGAAGCGGGACCATCAATGGCTGTGCAG GTCATTGGTCTCGGTAGTGTTCCTATTGCTGGTGATGAATTTGAGGTTGTTGAATCCCTCGATGTTGCACGTCAAACGGCAGAAGCATGTGCAGAATCATTACAGGCTGCACGGATATCTGCTAAGGCAGGGGAAACGAAGGTCACCCTGTCTTCCATTGCTTCCGCTGTTGCATCAGGAAAGCAGTCTGGTTTAGATGTGCACCAGTTGAATATTATTCTAAAGGTTGATGTTCAG GGTTCAATTGAAGCTGTCAGACAAGCTCTTCAAGTGCTCCCTCGAGATAATGTCAATTTGAAGTTCCTCCTCCAAGCTCCAGGGGAGGTTAGCACCAGTGATGTTGATCTGGCTGTCGCTTCTGAGGCCATTATATTTGGTTTCAATGTGAAAGCTCCTGGTTCAGTTAAGAGTTATGCAGACAAAAAGAACGTTGAGATACGGCTATATAGAGTCATATACGACCTTATTGATGACATGAGGAATGCAATGGAAGGGCTTCTAGAGCCTGTTGAG GAACAAGTCCCAATAGGAACAGCAGATGTTCGAGCAACATTTGGTAGTGGTAGCGGACGTGTTGCTGGATGCATGGTCACTGAAGGAAAGGTGGTGAAAGACTGTGGTGTTCGGGTTGTTCGAAACGGAAAGACAGTTCATACTGGCACAATTGATTCTCTTCGACGGGTGAAGGAAGATGTAAAGGAG GTTGGTGCTGGGCTCGAGTGTGGTATTAgtgttaatgattttgatgattgggaAGCTGGAGATGTTATTGAGGCCTTCAATACAGTGAAAAAGCGACGGACACTTGAAGAAGCATCGGCCACAGTCACAGCTGCATTAGTTGGAGCTGGAATTGAGCTGTGA
- the LOC135637893 gene encoding uncharacterized protein LOC135637893, translated as MMKRESWRTSAGSLAGKEARRNRKNSLDPDDFRDVFGGPPKSVLLRRFAGDLSAYRRTRPSPLSDEVLQPSAGTRRTCVRTETGFYDDIFGSHCDLRSARGSRSKSSESPSILSSEHVSPSIRGDSTPADVVLSSSLAYKLRPIAAPRCHKSSSPLSANSREDHSNRSSITMQRPSRSFCNLFAQQSCFSYRETSNLEASFRGRHEKPLRCDSSATESPASGMSSVIFDHPLLPEAEAEAEDVMMEEEAAECSFSIEVGGHDMQESIDEAIAWAKEKFWN; from the exons ATGATGAAGCGCGAATCGTGGCGGACGTCCGCCGGATCGCTGGCAGGCAAGGAGGCGAGGCGGAACCGGAAGAACTCCCTTGACCCCGACGACTTCCGCGACGTCTTCGGCGGGCCGCCAAAGAGCGTCCTTCTCCGCCGCTTCGCCGGAGACCTCTCCGCCTACCGCAGAACCCGACCCTCGCCACTCTCCGACGAGGTGTTACAGCCATCGGCGGGGACAAGGAGGACGTGCGTGAGGACGGAGACGGGGTTCTACGACGACATATTCGGATCGCACTGCGACCTCCGGTCGGCGAGAGGGTCGAGATCGAAGTCCAGCGAGTCGCCGTCGATCTTGAGCTCGGAGCACGTGAGCCCTTCGATCCGCGGCGATTCCACACCCGCGGACGtcgttctttcttcttctctcgcTTACAAGCTCCG ACCGATCGCAGCACCAAGATGCCATAAATCTTCGTCTCCGCTGTCAGCAAACTCCCGAGAAGATCACAGCAACAGGAGCTCGATCACCATGCAGCGCCCTTCACGTTCCTTCTGCAACTTGTTCGCGCAGCAATCATGCTTCTCGTACCGTGAGACCTCCAACCTTGAAGCCAGCTTCCGCGGGCGCCATGAGAAGCCTCTGCGGTGTGACAGCTCCGCGACAGAGTCACCGGCATCGGGAATGTCCTCTGTTATCTTTGACCACCCGTTACTGcccgaagcagaagcagaagcagaggaTGTGATGATGGAGGAGGAAGCCGCAGAGTGTTCCTTCAGCATAGAAGTCGGTGGCCACGACATGCAAGAAAGCATCGATGAAGCCATTGCATGGGCCAAAGAGAAGTTCTGGAATTAA